From the Synechococcus sp. HK01-R genome, one window contains:
- a CDS encoding TPM domain-containing protein encodes MGAQRGIKTLLAVAFALLLTFGARPALASDNPELLPDHATPVIDLARAFSERQKGDLEESLDAFETRSGWKLRVLTQYERTPGLAVKEFWGLDERSLLLVADPRGGNLLNFNVGDAFFALMPRTWWVELQTRYGNQYYVRDHGEDGAILAAIDAVEVCLDRGGCQVVPGLPQEQWLWTLSTAILGGLIAGFAAYPRKHGEVISWSWLLLLSPLWVMLFGVFGIAPVVTRTSEILPLLRNGLGFVGAAVLAYLIAGATVGKDRQGAEES; translated from the coding sequence ATGGGAGCACAACGCGGAATCAAAACCCTCCTGGCCGTTGCGTTCGCGCTGCTGCTGACATTCGGAGCCCGACCAGCACTGGCCAGCGACAACCCTGAGCTTCTGCCCGACCATGCCACCCCGGTGATCGACCTAGCCCGGGCATTCAGTGAGCGCCAGAAGGGTGACCTGGAGGAATCGCTCGACGCCTTTGAAACACGCAGTGGCTGGAAGCTGAGGGTGCTGACCCAGTACGAGCGCACCCCAGGTCTGGCCGTCAAGGAGTTCTGGGGGCTCGATGAACGCAGCTTGCTGCTGGTAGCCGATCCCCGCGGCGGCAACCTTCTCAATTTCAACGTGGGGGATGCCTTCTTTGCCCTCATGCCACGCACCTGGTGGGTGGAGCTGCAAACCCGCTACGGCAACCAGTATTACGTGCGTGACCACGGAGAGGATGGAGCGATCCTGGCCGCCATCGATGCCGTGGAGGTCTGCCTCGACAGGGGTGGATGCCAGGTGGTTCCAGGATTGCCTCAAGAACAGTGGCTCTGGACCCTCTCGACGGCCATTCTCGGAGGCCTGATCGCTGGTTTCGCTGCCTACCCCAGAAAACATGGGGAGGTGATCTCCTGGTCGTGGCTCCTCCTACTGTCACCTCTCTGGGTGATGTTGTTCGGGGTGTTTGGAATCGCCCCAGTGGTCACCCGCACGAGCGAGATCCTTCCTCTGCTTCGCAATGGGCTGGGCTTTGTCGGAGCCGCAGTCTTGGCCTATCTGATTGCAGGGGCCACGGTTGGCAAGGATCGCCAAGGGGCTGAGGAATCGTGA